Proteins from a genomic interval of Pyramidobacter porci:
- the tal gene encoding transaldolase — translation MNDILQKTYALGQSVWYDSISRGAIRSGELKKLLEAGVRGVTTNPAIFQKALAGSADYDADVKALIAAGKSDAEIYDALTLSEVREACALFRPLWDESRGGDGFVSLEVNPLIAGERDTTVSEALRLWKALNCPNAMIKIPATPAGAAALEEVVAAGVNVNATLIFSLEQYEAVAEAYIGGLERRAARGLPLDQASVASVFVSRIDAALDPVLAEKAPALAGRIAVANARAVYARFAELFSSPRWQALAAKGARVQRPLWASTGVKNKAYSPTLYVDSLIGRDTVNTLPPAALEAFMKQGTPADTARTPGFADELAALPALGVKLAAVTEKLLADGLASFAQSFRDMMGIIAAKRAALP, via the coding sequence ATGAACGATATACTGCAAAAAACTTACGCGCTCGGACAGAGCGTCTGGTACGATTCCATCAGCCGCGGGGCGATCCGCAGCGGCGAGCTGAAAAAGCTGTTGGAAGCCGGCGTGCGCGGCGTCACCACCAATCCCGCCATCTTCCAGAAGGCGCTGGCCGGCTCCGCCGATTACGACGCCGATGTCAAAGCGCTGATCGCCGCCGGCAAAAGCGACGCGGAAATCTACGACGCGCTGACGCTGAGCGAGGTGCGCGAGGCCTGCGCGCTCTTCCGCCCGCTGTGGGACGAATCGCGCGGCGGCGACGGCTTCGTCAGCCTCGAGGTCAATCCGCTCATCGCCGGCGAGCGCGACACCACGGTGTCGGAAGCGCTGCGCCTGTGGAAGGCGCTGAACTGCCCCAACGCCATGATCAAGATCCCCGCCACGCCCGCAGGCGCCGCCGCGCTGGAAGAAGTCGTCGCCGCGGGCGTGAACGTCAACGCCACGCTGATCTTCTCGCTCGAACAGTATGAGGCTGTCGCCGAGGCGTACATCGGCGGTCTGGAGCGGCGCGCCGCCAGGGGGCTGCCGCTGGATCAGGCTTCGGTCGCTTCGGTCTTCGTCAGCCGCATCGACGCGGCGCTCGATCCCGTGCTGGCGGAAAAAGCTCCGGCGCTGGCCGGGCGCATCGCCGTCGCCAACGCCCGCGCCGTTTACGCCAGGTTCGCGGAACTGTTCTCGTCGCCGCGCTGGCAGGCGCTGGCCGCCAAGGGCGCGCGCGTGCAGCGTCCGCTCTGGGCCAGTACGGGCGTGAAGAATAAAGCCTATTCGCCCACGCTTTACGTCGATTCCCTGATCGGCAGGGACACGGTGAACACGCTGCCGCCGGCGGCTCTCGAGGCGTTCATGAAGCAGGGGACGCCCGCCGACACCGCGCGCACTCCCGGCTTCGCCGACGAACTGGCGGCGCTGCCGGCGCTCGGCGTCAAGCTGGCCGCCGTCACCGAAAAGCTGCTGGCCGACGGGCTGGCTTCGTTCGCTCAGTCCTTCCGCGACATGATGGGCATCATTGCCGCCAAGCGCGCGGCGCTGCCCTGA
- a CDS encoding sulfite exporter TauE/SafE family protein, with protein sequence MDGAHLLAAAGIVFFGGAVQGVAGFGMGMISVPVLLRFLPPAAVTPLSLIAATFMNSFFLWNLRHSIQLKLILPVLAGAALGVMPGIWALKTVPEGPFKTTAGLFIALAGVLLWLGWKCPVEKRPLQLGVGFACGVLNGALAVSGPPIAIFLAAGDVRKDVFRVSISAFFLMLNLFTLIGLAQQRLLAPSLLKEALLLVPAVLAGALAGLKLAQRVSEKLFRVFVMTMIVVSGLSLLL encoded by the coding sequence ATGGACGGGGCGCATCTTCTCGCGGCGGCGGGCATCGTCTTTTTCGGCGGCGCCGTGCAGGGCGTGGCCGGATTCGGCATGGGCATGATCAGCGTGCCGGTACTGCTGCGCTTTCTGCCGCCGGCAGCGGTGACACCGCTGTCGCTGATCGCGGCGACGTTCATGAACTCTTTTTTCCTCTGGAACCTGCGGCACAGTATCCAGCTGAAACTGATCCTGCCAGTTCTGGCGGGCGCGGCGCTGGGAGTGATGCCGGGGATCTGGGCGCTGAAAACGGTGCCGGAAGGGCCGTTCAAGACAACGGCGGGGCTTTTCATCGCGCTGGCGGGCGTGTTGCTGTGGCTGGGCTGGAAATGCCCCGTGGAAAAACGGCCGCTGCAGCTGGGCGTCGGCTTTGCCTGCGGCGTGCTGAACGGCGCTCTGGCGGTCTCGGGGCCGCCGATTGCGATCTTCCTCGCCGCCGGCGACGTCAGGAAAGACGTGTTCCGCGTCTCGATCTCGGCCTTTTTCCTGATGCTGAATCTGTTCACGCTGATCGGGCTGGCGCAGCAGCGGCTGCTTGCCCCCTCGCTGTTGAAAGAGGCGCTGCTGCTCGTGCCGGCCGTGCTGGCCGGCGCGTTGGCGGGGTTAAAACTGGCACAGCGCGTGTCGGAAAAGCTCTTTCGCGTTTTCGTGATGACGATGATCGTCGTCTCGGGCCTGTCGCTGCTTCTGTGA